From Pseudopipra pipra isolate bDixPip1 chromosome 13, bDixPip1.hap1, whole genome shotgun sequence, a single genomic window includes:
- the CHMP1B gene encoding charged multivesicular body protein 1b: protein MSNMEKHLFNLKFAAKELNRNSKKCDKEEKAEKAKIKKAIQKGNMEVARIHAENAIRQKNQAINFLRMSARVDAVAARVQTAVTMGKVTKSMAGVVKSMDATLKSMNLEKISALMDKFEHQFETLDVQTQQMEDTMSNTTTLTTPQNQVDMLLQEMADEAGLDLNMELPQGQTDSVGTSVASAEQDELSQRLARLRDQV, encoded by the exons ATGTCCAACATGGAGA AACACCTGTTTAATTTGAAGTTTGCTGCAAAGGAACTCAACAGGAACTCCAAAAAATGtgacaaagaagaaaaggctgagaaagcCAAAATTAAAAAG GCCATCCAGAAGGGGAACATGGAGGTGGCTCGGATCCACGCGGAGAACGCCATCCGCCAGAAGAACCAGGCCATCAACTTCCTGCGCATGAGCGCCCGCGTGGACGCCGTGGCTGCCCGGGTGCAGACTGCTGTCACCATGGGCAAG GTGACGAAGTCGATGGCAGGGGTGGTGAAGTCCATGGATGCCACGCTGAAGAGCATGAACTTGGAAAAG ATCTCTGCACTAATGGACAAATTTGAGCATCAGTTTGAAACACTGGATGTTCAAACACAACAGATGGAAGACACAATGAGCAACACTACGACGTTAACAACACCACAA aacCAAGTGGACATGCTGCTGCAGGAAATGGCAGATGAAGCAGG TCTTGATCTGAACATGGAACTACCTCAAGGACAGACAGATTCTGTTGGTACAAGCGTTGCCTCAGCAGAACAG GATGAGCTGTCACAGAGACTCGCCCGCCTACGGGATCAAGTTTAA